In Bacillus sp. E(2018), a single window of DNA contains:
- a CDS encoding type II CAAX endopeptidase family protein, with protein sequence MKKKYWWIIFIYIVMQFSGYIGVPLLNELGVPRNQLFGIWGTFSFIMALVIILYMLIPEMRERHRNSKRVSRGSAVLWSIIGIFMAYAAQIIASMIEMNLFGIQPGSENTKQLVEIVKNVKYFMIVTAIVGPILEEIIFRKIIFGSLHKRFNFFISALISSLIFAAVHADFTHLLIYTAMGFTFAFLYVKTQRLIVPIAAHVAMNTLVLIVQVLFADKIKEMEQQLETAQLIIGGLL encoded by the coding sequence TTGAAGAAAAAATATTGGTGGATCATCTTCATATATATCGTGATGCAATTCTCAGGTTACATTGGGGTTCCACTGTTAAATGAACTTGGTGTTCCTAGAAATCAACTTTTTGGAATATGGGGAACGTTCAGCTTTATCATGGCTCTTGTTATTATCCTTTACATGCTGATCCCTGAAATGAGAGAACGCCACCGAAATTCTAAGCGCGTCTCAAGAGGCTCTGCCGTTCTATGGTCGATCATCGGTATTTTCATGGCATACGCCGCTCAAATTATTGCGAGCATGATCGAGATGAACCTGTTTGGTATCCAGCCTGGATCAGAAAACACGAAGCAACTCGTTGAGATCGTGAAAAACGTTAAATATTTTATGATTGTAACGGCCATCGTTGGGCCAATACTAGAAGAGATCATCTTCCGAAAGATCATTTTCGGCTCTCTTCATAAACGCTTTAATTTCTTTATCTCTGCTTTGATCAGTTCGTTAATCTTTGCTGCTGTTCATGCGGACTTCACACACTTATTAATCTACACGGCAATGGGCTTCACGTTCGCTTTTCTGTATGTTAAAACGCAACGTCTTATCGTACCGATCGCAGCACACGTTGCCATGAACACGCTCGTATTGATCGTTCAAGTATTATTTGCCGATAAAATCAAAGAAATGGAACAACAGCTAGAAACAGCGCAATTGATTATTGGAGGACTATTATGA
- a CDS encoding DUF262 domain-containing protein, with protein MSNLIDNSITIYEALQNIKNEKYVMPAFQRQYVWSMEQIEKLWDSILLDYPIATFLFWRVDDSNVSWDTYFCNFLSEVTFDSRKTADSVNYELTSINVKNTDTAILDGQQRLTSLFLSMFGEAYIRPKNARKNSGSIIRTKLLIELNKNKITIDEEEYNSKKYDIKFSDKIGKLSPTQFELKDILREEYQNPATRETAIEEAIVNVPADSKEYARNILQLLYNKIFIAKLVRYTEITDMKQDDALEMFVRFNSGGKPLRKSEITMSILEAYWPSARSEFGKILVDSYEKFETDFIIRSALMLYGDVVKSNINKGIAETLKNDWNEFKSALTNLERLLHELKIDVRHFSSSWNVLLPIIYYIYYNPEYSNNIKAVRAYLLRAIFFTYFQSGTTGKLQQMKSYINSFDHEITIEMLDQINDLRVTDGKIEDVLNSEKGSRVAGEVLYYLNLDWRNKNYKYEQDHLHPASRFDNSKPHTISMDDWKKWRSMRNKLPNLHLLEGRSNGSKNDMRLIDYYNDMNDEQKARFYEEAIILNDVSLEFEDFEKFYEKRKEILTMKIRALLG; from the coding sequence ATGAGTAATCTAATAGACAATAGCATAACAATTTATGAGGCATTACAAAATATTAAGAATGAAAAATATGTAATGCCTGCATTTCAGAGACAATATGTTTGGAGCATGGAACAAATAGAAAAATTGTGGGATTCTATCTTACTGGACTATCCGATTGCTACATTTTTGTTCTGGCGCGTTGATGATTCTAATGTTTCGTGGGATACATATTTTTGTAACTTTCTATCAGAAGTAACTTTTGATAGCAGAAAAACGGCGGATAGTGTGAATTATGAATTAACAAGCATTAATGTAAAAAACACAGATACTGCAATCTTAGATGGACAACAAAGGTTAACATCTTTATTTTTATCAATGTTTGGAGAGGCATATATTCGTCCTAAAAATGCTAGGAAAAATAGTGGGAGTATAATTCGTACTAAACTGTTGATTGAATTAAATAAGAATAAAATAACAATAGACGAAGAAGAGTATAACAGTAAAAAATATGATATTAAATTCAGTGATAAAATAGGGAAATTAAGTCCAACACAGTTTGAATTGAAAGATATTCTAAGAGAAGAATATCAAAACCCAGCTACAAGAGAAACTGCAATTGAGGAAGCAATTGTGAATGTTCCCGCTGATAGCAAAGAATATGCAAGAAACATATTGCAGTTATTATATAATAAAATTTTTATAGCAAAGCTCGTTAGATATACTGAAATTACAGATATGAAACAAGATGATGCTCTTGAGATGTTTGTCAGATTTAATAGTGGTGGAAAACCACTACGTAAATCGGAAATTACGATGTCAATTCTAGAGGCATATTGGCCTAGTGCGAGAAGCGAGTTTGGTAAGATTCTAGTCGATTCATATGAGAAATTTGAAACAGACTTTATTATTCGTTCAGCCTTGATGTTATATGGTGATGTTGTAAAATCAAATATTAACAAAGGTATTGCAGAGACTTTAAAAAATGATTGGAACGAATTCAAAAGTGCACTGACAAACCTAGAGAGATTACTTCATGAGTTAAAAATTGATGTTAGACATTTTTCAAGTAGTTGGAACGTTCTGCTACCGATAATATACTACATTTATTACAATCCCGAATATAGCAATAATATTAAGGCAGTTCGAGCATATTTACTTAGAGCAATATTTTTCACTTATTTCCAATCTGGTACTACAGGAAAGCTACAACAAATGAAAAGTTATATTAACAGCTTTGATCATGAAATCACTATTGAAATGCTTGATCAAATCAATGATTTGAGAGTGACTGATGGCAAGATAGAGGATGTCCTTAACTCAGAAAAAGGAAGCAGAGTTGCTGGAGAGGTACTTTATTATTTGAATCTTGACTGGAGAAATAAAAACTATAAATATGAACAAGACCATCTTCATCCGGCCAGTCGATTTGATAATAGTAAACCACATACGATTTCGATGGATGATTGGAAAAAATGGAGAAGTATGCGAAATAAACTTCCTAATCTTCATCTACTTGAAGGAAGAAGTAATGGCAGTAAAAATGATATGAGACTTATTGATTATTACAACGATATGAATGATGAACAAAAAGCGAGATTTTATGAAGAAGCAATCATTTTAAACGATGTTTCACTTGAATTTGAAGATTTCGAAAAGTTTTATGAAAAGCGCAAGGAAATCCTTACAATGAAGATTCGTGCGTTGCTTGGATAA
- a CDS encoding endonuclease/exonuclease/phosphatase family protein: MRILTWNAAMKFRNKIEQVIPFMADILVIPECEAPQKWIKSSYVKDIYQFKWFGENQNKGIGVITLNDSYQLEVHALYNEKFQYIIPLVVSGREEFVLLAVWSQKTKDTFQNYIGQIYLALQHYKSLLKGPCIIIGDWNSNQIFNHIKRVGNHTEVVDMLALNGITSFYHHYFNEEQGEESKPTHFFRKELARPFHIDFAFGSLEFKERLSKVDVGTYEDWIKHSDHVPIFLEIEDL; encoded by the coding sequence ATGAGGATTCTAACATGGAATGCAGCAATGAAATTTAGAAATAAAATCGAGCAAGTGATTCCTTTCATGGCAGACATTCTAGTAATTCCGGAATGTGAAGCACCACAGAAATGGATAAAGAGCAGTTACGTAAAGGATATTTACCAATTTAAATGGTTCGGAGAAAACCAGAACAAAGGTATTGGTGTAATTACATTAAATGACTCATATCAATTAGAAGTGCATGCCTTATATAATGAAAAATTTCAATATATCATCCCACTAGTAGTATCAGGTAGAGAAGAATTTGTATTGTTAGCAGTATGGTCACAGAAAACAAAAGACACCTTTCAAAATTACATTGGTCAGATTTATCTGGCGTTACAACATTACAAATCGCTACTAAAAGGTCCCTGTATAATTATTGGCGATTGGAATAGTAACCAAATTTTTAATCACATAAAGAGAGTTGGAAATCATACAGAGGTTGTAGATATGTTAGCTCTAAATGGGATTACTAGTTTCTATCACCATTATTTCAACGAAGAGCAAGGTGAAGAATCCAAGCCAACACATTTTTTTAGAAAAGAACTTGCAAGGCCGTTTCATATAGATTTTGCTTTTGGTTCTCTAGAATTTAAAGAGAGATTATCCAAAGTAGATGTTGGAACGTATGAAGATTGGATTAAACATAGTGATCATGTGCCTATATTTCTAGAAATTGAAGATTTATAG
- a CDS encoding RecQ family ATP-dependent DNA helicase, translating into MDKFTANYCYSNSNFIISNLPNIQKVTPYTNIIRIVQNLVTRGNPTIASQFLRDELGLERNYLNSIKQVKFLSQDKLNWTQTIKGDVSNDDYPADQFYDDLDYILNRISFIRNLTVAEYPISEIIPDIKQAFNKQMVDFYIPLIKTVIEVDGSGHKRQAVLDRKRDSAFNRAGIKVVRIDTSKIRNKDYEQFKNEFRDIYRQYKDAIEDYYSYLDINPSEFDTQIKLTTIARLQVLVLELIDRDVLSFNSKNWNFNLANNNIGFCLELALKDLQIWIGHIAALFNMNIDMPHIRINILESNSELIANDKGINIDFDLYKRWDDSIKQANVYHIRTDFVDKANYFSVKVNEPVVYSLKAEIHKQSLGFLLENLFGFKSFNEGQLEIIINSLNGEDTVGLLPTGGGKSLTYQLCVMLQPAISFVVVPIKSLMFDQINNINNKNHITHASFINGDLTPDEADKRLRDFANGKYFFLIISPERFQSKKFREELSLVNVSKALSYAVIDEVHCLSEWGHDFRTSYLALANTIRKYAPSTRFLALTATASSKVLRDIMTELEIDSANVITISNFTRKELTFNILKVNKASKKNSLIEYIKSVSGEQNKENPKGASIVFTQTVNGPSGCYELSHFINSSTGFQTGFYSGSSPKAWNNDTFSKYKDEIQQSFMKDEIDVLVATKAFGMGIDKGNIRNTIHYGIPNSLESFYQEAGRAGRDRNNSNCVVLYSPDQLDKEQQQNIFGMNTSVALLEKEKRKVTGDLNTLLFFLSTNLKNIEDEVEQIYKFYLSHIDTKEETTILLDYHNDRDRELYEKSIYRLALLGVVEDWTLDWKSRQVEVEVADWSEDTVINKLTSHIQKYDYMFTLKKSEKMPDQYTEIIEHFYKDNDPFLKKILFVLLKWYNDNVIYSRKRSLLLMKEYADDFTDSESLQRKIEVYFKRNDDVYLLEQIVAQKDRLRDWMKIFYVQEEGKVDQPRALSTFKSLKITVSRFLESYNNDISLNLINGLINLVEGQFESIDGRERMSLAVREVSQMETELREEMLVSVLNTSDVFLNSEQKSDLSEVLISNGFDLMEDLKLIYSSLEDRFSYGSMIKTLHSTIKEKSYGGYPWEK; encoded by the coding sequence ATGGATAAATTCACAGCTAACTATTGTTACTCCAATTCTAATTTCATTATCAGTAATTTGCCTAATATTCAAAAGGTAACACCCTATACGAACATAATACGTATTGTGCAAAATTTAGTAACTAGAGGTAATCCCACAATTGCATCTCAATTTCTACGCGATGAGTTGGGGTTAGAGAGGAATTATTTAAATTCTATTAAGCAAGTAAAATTTTTATCACAGGATAAATTAAATTGGACACAAACTATAAAAGGTGATGTTAGTAATGACGATTATCCTGCTGATCAATTCTACGATGATTTAGATTACATACTTAATAGAATTTCATTTATAAGGAATTTAACTGTTGCAGAATATCCAATATCAGAGATCATACCTGATATTAAACAAGCTTTTAACAAACAGATGGTGGATTTTTATATACCATTGATAAAAACGGTAATTGAGGTAGATGGTAGTGGCCATAAAAGGCAGGCTGTACTTGATAGAAAAAGAGACAGTGCATTTAACCGTGCAGGTATAAAAGTTGTAAGAATAGATACTAGCAAAATTAGAAATAAGGATTATGAACAGTTTAAAAATGAATTTAGGGATATCTATAGACAATATAAAGATGCAATTGAAGACTATTATAGCTATTTAGATATAAATCCTAGTGAATTTGATACTCAAATTAAGCTTACGACAATTGCAAGGTTACAAGTGTTAGTTCTTGAATTAATTGACAGGGATGTACTATCTTTCAACAGTAAAAATTGGAATTTTAACCTTGCAAACAATAATATAGGATTTTGTTTAGAGTTGGCTTTAAAAGACTTACAAATTTGGATAGGTCATATTGCAGCATTATTTAACATGAATATTGATATGCCTCATATCAGAATAAATATTCTGGAGAGTAATTCTGAACTTATTGCTAACGATAAAGGAATCAATATTGATTTTGACCTATATAAGCGATGGGATGATTCAATTAAACAGGCAAATGTGTATCACATTCGCACGGACTTTGTGGATAAGGCTAACTACTTTTCTGTAAAAGTTAATGAGCCAGTTGTATATTCATTAAAAGCAGAAATACATAAGCAGAGTTTGGGATTCTTATTAGAAAACTTGTTTGGATTTAAAAGCTTTAATGAAGGACAGCTAGAAATAATAATAAATTCATTAAACGGTGAAGATACTGTAGGTTTATTACCTACAGGTGGTGGAAAGTCTTTAACATATCAGTTATGTGTGATGCTGCAGCCAGCTATAAGTTTTGTAGTAGTACCAATTAAATCGCTAATGTTTGATCAGATTAACAATATTAACAATAAAAATCACATTACTCATGCAAGTTTTATCAATGGGGACCTCACTCCTGATGAAGCAGATAAACGATTGAGAGACTTTGCCAATGGAAAGTACTTTTTCTTAATTATCTCCCCGGAACGCTTTCAATCTAAGAAATTCAGAGAAGAGTTGTCACTAGTAAATGTTTCAAAAGCATTATCGTATGCTGTAATAGATGAGGTCCACTGTTTATCTGAATGGGGTCATGATTTCAGGACATCCTATCTTGCACTCGCAAACACAATTCGTAAATATGCTCCTTCTACTAGGTTTCTTGCATTAACTGCAACGGCATCATCTAAAGTATTAAGAGATATAATGACTGAATTAGAAATAGATAGTGCTAATGTAATAACCATTTCTAATTTTACTAGAAAAGAATTAACATTCAATATCCTAAAAGTAAATAAAGCTTCAAAGAAGAATAGTTTAATTGAATATATTAAAAGTGTTTCAGGAGAACAAAATAAGGAAAATCCAAAAGGTGCTTCAATAGTTTTTACACAAACCGTAAATGGCCCTTCTGGATGCTATGAGTTAAGTCACTTCATAAATTCTTCAACTGGATTTCAAACTGGATTTTATTCTGGTAGTTCTCCAAAAGCTTGGAATAATGATACTTTCTCAAAATATAAAGATGAAATTCAGCAGTCTTTTATGAAGGATGAGATAGATGTTTTGGTTGCAACAAAGGCATTCGGTATGGGGATTGATAAGGGAAACATAAGAAATACGATTCATTATGGGATTCCAAACTCTTTAGAATCTTTTTATCAAGAAGCTGGACGGGCTGGTAGAGACAGAAACAACTCAAATTGTGTCGTTTTATATAGTCCAGACCAATTAGATAAAGAGCAACAGCAAAATATATTTGGCATGAATACTAGTGTTGCTTTACTGGAAAAAGAAAAGAGAAAAGTGACTGGGGATCTAAATACTTTATTGTTCTTTTTATCTACTAATTTAAAAAATATTGAGGATGAAGTGGAGCAAATTTATAAATTTTACCTTTCTCATATTGATACAAAAGAAGAAACAACTATCTTGTTAGACTACCATAATGATCGTGACAGAGAGCTATATGAAAAGAGTATTTATAGATTAGCCCTTTTAGGAGTAGTTGAAGATTGGACATTGGATTGGAAAAGTAGGCAGGTTGAAGTAGAAGTAGCTGACTGGAGCGAAGATACTGTAATAAATAAATTAACAAGTCATATCCAGAAGTATGATTATATGTTTACTTTAAAGAAGAGTGAAAAGATGCCAGATCAATATACGGAGATTATTGAACATTTTTATAAAGATAATGACCCCTTTTTGAAGAAAATACTCTTTGTACTTCTGAAGTGGTATAACGATAATGTTATATATTCAAGAAAACGGTCTCTATTACTAATGAAAGAATATGCAGATGATTTTACAGATAGTGAATCTTTACAAAGAAAAATTGAAGTGTATTTTAAAAGAAATGATGATGTTTATCTTTTGGAGCAGATCGTTGCACAAAAAGATAGACTCAGAGATTGGATGAAAATATTCTATGTTCAAGAAGAGGGAAAAGTTGATCAGCCTCGTGCATTAAGTACTTTTAAAAGCTTAAAGATAACTGTGAGCCGTTTTTTAGAGAGTTACAATAATGATATAAGCCTAAATTTAATAAATGGTTTGATTAATCTAGTAGAAGGTCAGTTTGAATCTATAGATGGCCGCGAGAGGATGTCATTAGCAGTTCGCGAAGTTTCTCAAATGGAAACCGAGTTGAGGGAAGAAATGCTTGTATCTGTTTTGAATACTTCAGATGTTTTTCTAAATAGCGAGCAAAAAAGTGACTTGAGTGAAGTATTGATTTCAAATGGTTTTGATTTAATGGAAGACTTGAAACTAATTTATTCTAGCTTAGAAGATAGATTTAGCTATGGTAGTA
- the groES gene encoding co-chaperone GroES — translation MLKPLGDRIIIELVEGEEKTASGIVLPDSAKEKPQEGKVVAVGTGRVTDNGERISLEVSEGNTIIFSKYAGTEVKYQGKEFLILRESDVLAIVG, via the coding sequence TTGTTAAAGCCACTAGGTGACCGTATTATTATTGAGCTTGTAGAAGGTGAAGAAAAAACTGCAAGCGGCATTGTATTGCCAGATTCAGCAAAAGAAAAGCCTCAAGAAGGAAAAGTTGTTGCTGTAGGTACGGGCCGTGTAACGGATAACGGCGAGCGTATCTCTTTAGAAGTTTCTGAAGGCAACACGATTATTTTCTCAAAATACGCAGGTACAGAAGTTAAGTACCAAGGTAAAGAATTCTTGATTCTTCGTGAGTCTGACGTTTTAGCGATCGTAGGCTAA
- a CDS encoding YdiK family protein: MKTSPLFMAFLYLGIGVVFTYLAVHYASEYGMTSFWTIITMVVATFDYANAIRYFALNNHLKRKKKK, translated from the coding sequence ATGAAGACATCACCACTGTTTATGGCATTTTTATATCTAGGAATCGGAGTCGTCTTTACGTACTTAGCCGTTCATTACGCAAGCGAGTACGGCATGACAAGCTTCTGGACGATCATCACGATGGTCGTAGCAACCTTCGATTACGCCAATGCCATCCGCTATTTCGCATTGAACAACCACTTAAAAAGAAAAAAGAAGAAATAA
- the groL gene encoding chaperonin GroEL (60 kDa chaperone family; promotes refolding of misfolded polypeptides especially under stressful conditions; forms two stacked rings of heptamers to form a barrel-shaped 14mer; ends can be capped by GroES; misfolded proteins enter the barrel where they are refolded when GroES binds) yields the protein MAKDIKFSEDARRSMLRGVDALANAVKVTLGPKGRNVVLEKKFGSPLITNDGVTIAKEIELEDAFENMGAKLVAEVASKTNDVAGDGTTTATVLAQAMIREGLKNVTSGANPMVLRKGIEKATAAAVQELKAISKPIEGKESIAQVAAISAADEEVGQLIAEAMERVGNDGVITIEESKGFTTELEVVEGMQFDRGYASPYMVTNSDKMEAELENPYILITDKKITNIQEILPVLEQVVQQGKSLLLIAEDVEGEALATLVVNKLRGTFNAVAVKAPGFGDRRKAMLEDIAVLTGGEVITEELGLDLKTANITQLGTASKVVVTKENTTIVEGAGDSSKIAARVNQIKAQLEETTSEFDKEKLQERLAKLAGGVAVIKVGAATETELKERKLRIEDALNSTRAAVEEGIVSGGGTALVNVLKAIAQVEATGDELTGVKLVLRALEEPVRQIAHNAGLEGSVVVERLKNEEIGIGFNAATGEWVNMFESGIVDPTKVTRSALQNAASVSAMFLTTEAVIADKPEENAGGGMPDMSGMGMGGMGGMM from the coding sequence ATGGCTAAAGATATTAAATTTAGTGAAGACGCACGCCGCTCAATGCTTCGTGGTGTTGATGCACTAGCAAACGCTGTAAAAGTAACACTTGGACCAAAAGGACGTAACGTTGTGCTTGAGAAGAAATTCGGTTCTCCTCTAATCACAAACGACGGTGTTACAATCGCAAAAGAAATCGAACTTGAAGATGCATTCGAAAACATGGGTGCTAAGCTTGTAGCTGAAGTTGCGAGCAAAACGAACGACGTAGCAGGAGACGGAACAACAACTGCAACCGTTCTTGCTCAAGCGATGATCCGTGAAGGATTAAAGAACGTAACGAGCGGAGCAAACCCAATGGTACTTCGTAAAGGGATCGAAAAAGCAACGGCTGCTGCTGTTCAAGAACTAAAAGCGATTTCTAAACCAATCGAAGGCAAAGAGTCTATCGCACAAGTTGCGGCGATCTCTGCAGCTGACGAAGAAGTAGGACAATTGATTGCTGAAGCGATGGAGCGCGTTGGAAACGACGGCGTTATCACGATTGAAGAATCAAAAGGATTCACTACAGAGCTTGAAGTGGTTGAAGGTATGCAGTTCGACCGCGGATACGCATCTCCATACATGGTAACAAACTCTGACAAGATGGAAGCAGAACTTGAGAACCCGTACATCCTTATCACAGATAAGAAGATTACGAACATCCAAGAAATCCTTCCAGTTCTTGAGCAAGTGGTACAACAAGGGAAATCTCTATTGTTGATCGCTGAAGACGTTGAAGGTGAAGCACTTGCTACATTAGTAGTTAACAAGCTTCGCGGAACATTCAATGCAGTAGCTGTAAAAGCTCCTGGATTCGGTGACCGTCGTAAAGCAATGCTAGAAGACATCGCAGTTCTAACTGGCGGTGAAGTAATTACTGAAGAGCTAGGTCTTGACCTTAAGACTGCGAACATCACTCAGCTTGGTACAGCTTCTAAAGTTGTGGTTACAAAAGAAAACACAACTATCGTAGAAGGTGCTGGAGATTCTTCTAAGATCGCAGCTCGTGTTAACCAAATCAAAGCACAACTCGAAGAAACAACTTCTGAGTTTGATAAAGAAAAATTACAAGAGCGCCTAGCGAAATTAGCTGGTGGAGTAGCCGTAATCAAAGTTGGTGCAGCTACAGAAACTGAGCTAAAAGAGCGCAAACTTCGTATCGAAGACGCACTTAACTCTACGCGTGCAGCGGTTGAAGAGGGTATCGTATCCGGTGGTGGTACAGCTCTAGTTAACGTGCTAAAAGCGATCGCTCAAGTAGAAGCGACTGGCGACGAGTTAACGGGTGTGAAACTAGTACTTCGTGCACTAGAAGAGCCAGTTCGTCAAATCGCACACAACGCAGGTCTTGAAGGATCTGTAGTGGTTGAGCGTCTGAAGAACGAAGAAATCGGAATCGGCTTCAACGCGGCAACTGGCGAGTGGGTAAACATGTTCGAATCCGGAATCGTTGACCCAACTAAAGTTACACGTTCAGCTCTACAAAACGCAGCATCCGTATCTGCAATGTTCCTAACAACAGAAGCAGTAATCGCAGATAAGCCAGAAGAAAACGCTGGCGGCGGAATGCCTGACATGTCCGGCATGGGCATGGGCGGAATGGGCGGCATGATGTGA